The Herminiimonas arsenitoxidans genome window below encodes:
- a CDS encoding OmpH family outer membrane protein, with protein MKSLTKLSVVSKGATLFVAGLFFVSGVQAQETRIGFISTERVFREAAPYKAAQVKLEQEFAKRQKELQDLANRLKNLADKFDKDAPVLSDSDRVKRQRELADVDKDFQRTQREFKEDLNQRRNEETASAIERTNKVIKQIAEAEKYDIVLQEAAYVSPRIDITDKVIKALGK; from the coding sequence TTGAAGTCTTTAACTAAACTGTCAGTGGTCTCTAAAGGTGCGACATTATTTGTCGCGGGATTATTTTTTGTTTCTGGTGTGCAAGCCCAAGAAACAAGAATCGGCTTCATCAGCACCGAGCGCGTTTTCCGCGAAGCAGCCCCGTACAAGGCCGCACAGGTCAAACTGGAGCAAGAGTTTGCCAAGCGCCAGAAGGAATTGCAGGATTTGGCGAATCGCTTGAAAAATCTGGCAGATAAGTTCGACAAGGATGCGCCGGTATTGTCCGATTCGGATCGCGTCAAGCGTCAGCGTGAGTTGGCTGATGTAGACAAGGATTTCCAGCGTACGCAACGTGAATTCAAGGAAGACTTGAATCAGCGTCGTAACGAAGAAACAGCAAGTGCGATTGAGCGTACGAACAAAGTAATCAAGCAAATCGCTGAAGCTGAAAAATACGATATCGTGTTGCAGGAAGCGGCTTACGTTAGTCCGCGTATCGATATCACCGATAAAGTAATTAAAGCGCTGGGCAAATAA
- the lpxD gene encoding UDP-3-O-(3-hydroxymyristoyl)glucosamine N-acyltransferase, whose protein sequence is MSTRLGELVERLGGRLIGDADIEVVGIAPLNDASASHITFLSNPKFRGQAAQTNAAALILSAADDEIVAADYKGARIVAANPYAYFARAAQFFAAQNAYIAPQGIHPSANVDPTARVSASASIGPHVAIEAGAVVEDGCVIDAGCFIGRGAHVGAGTHFYPRVTFLAGCRIGARGIVHPGAVIGADGFGFANEGGAWIKIPQTGAVKIGDDVEIGANTSIDRGALADTVIEDGVKLDNQIQIGHNCHIGAHTAMAGCVGVAGSAVIGKYCTFGGAAMILGHLTIADHVHISSGSMVSRSIREPGQYTGFYPLAKNAEWEKSAVIVRNLPTMREKIRELEKIIKSLGDKSE, encoded by the coding sequence ATGAGCACTCGGCTGGGAGAATTAGTCGAACGCTTGGGGGGCCGGTTGATAGGCGATGCGGACATTGAAGTTGTCGGCATCGCGCCGTTAAACGATGCAAGTGCATCGCACATCACGTTTCTTTCCAATCCCAAGTTCAGAGGGCAGGCCGCGCAAACAAACGCGGCCGCTTTAATTTTGTCTGCGGCAGACGATGAGATCGTTGCAGCTGACTACAAAGGTGCGCGCATAGTCGCGGCAAATCCATACGCTTATTTCGCTCGCGCAGCGCAGTTTTTCGCGGCGCAGAACGCGTATATCGCACCGCAAGGCATACATCCAAGTGCAAACGTTGATCCAACGGCACGCGTTTCGGCAAGTGCATCTATTGGTCCGCATGTCGCGATTGAGGCTGGCGCAGTTGTTGAAGATGGTTGTGTGATTGATGCAGGATGCTTTATCGGCCGTGGTGCGCATGTCGGTGCCGGCACGCATTTCTATCCACGCGTTACCTTTTTAGCCGGTTGTCGAATTGGTGCGCGAGGGATTGTTCATCCCGGTGCAGTGATAGGCGCGGATGGCTTTGGCTTCGCCAATGAGGGCGGTGCGTGGATCAAGATTCCACAAACCGGCGCAGTCAAGATCGGTGATGATGTAGAAATCGGTGCGAATACTTCGATAGATAGGGGCGCCTTGGCGGATACCGTGATCGAAGATGGTGTCAAGCTCGACAATCAAATCCAGATTGGCCATAACTGTCACATTGGTGCGCATACGGCGATGGCTGGCTGTGTTGGTGTGGCGGGAAGTGCTGTGATCGGCAAATATTGCACCTTCGGTGGTGCTGCGATGATATTGGGGCACTTGACCATAGCTGATCATGTGCATATTTCATCCGGTAGCATGGTTTCGCGTTCAATTCGTGAACCGGGGCAATATACCGGTTTCTATCCATTGGCAAAAAATGCCGAATGGGAAAAATCTGCGGTGATTGTGCGCAATTTGCCGACGATGCGTGAGAAAATCCGCGAATTAGAAAAAATTATTAAATCGCTAGGCGACAAATCAGAATGA
- a CDS encoding phosphatidate cytidylyltransferase, translating to MLKTRIITALILLAVLLLVIYSGSFVAFAVLTIGFFAASAWECLRLFGNKNPILGAAIWTAAFSWLIYSGSFKQSVFLSAICVAIWALRLTPSLALGLPVMTGIANRLLTGIYGIAILGAFIALLVLFNHSTLYMFSVMAIVWLADIGAYFSGKAFGKRKLAPSISPGKSWEGAIGGGIIVLLACALTIAVPALNDTFAVQLYLKWGWLGFLAVLVLMVAASIVGDLFESQLKRRASMKDSSSLLPGHGGVLDRIDALIPTLPLAALIAYWM from the coding sequence ATGCTAAAAACGCGGATTATCACTGCATTGATTTTGCTGGCAGTGCTGCTGTTGGTAATTTATTCCGGTTCCTTTGTCGCATTCGCTGTATTGACCATCGGTTTTTTTGCTGCTTCAGCATGGGAATGCCTGCGCTTGTTCGGCAACAAAAATCCTATCCTTGGTGCTGCGATTTGGACGGCTGCATTTTCCTGGCTGATTTACAGCGGCAGCTTCAAGCAAAGCGTGTTTTTGTCTGCGATTTGCGTCGCGATCTGGGCTTTGCGTTTGACGCCTTCACTCGCTCTTGGCTTGCCGGTAATGACCGGCATTGCTAATCGTTTATTGACGGGCATTTACGGCATAGCCATCCTCGGTGCTTTCATTGCGCTGCTGGTCTTGTTCAATCATTCGACCTTGTACATGTTCTCTGTTATGGCGATCGTTTGGTTGGCCGATATCGGGGCTTATTTCAGCGGCAAGGCATTTGGCAAACGTAAGCTGGCGCCATCAATTTCCCCTGGCAAGTCATGGGAAGGCGCGATAGGCGGCGGTATTATCGTATTGCTGGCCTGTGCGTTGACGATCGCCGTACCGGCGCTGAACGATACCTTTGCAGTGCAGCTGTATCTCAAATGGGGCTGGCTTGGTTTTCTCGCGGTATTGGTATTAATGGTTGCTGCCAGCATTGTTGGCGATCTGTTCGAGTCTCAACTCAAGCGTCGTGCCAGCATGAAAGATAGCAGCAGCTTGCTGCCGGGACATGGTGGTGTGCTGGACCGGATTGATGCCTTGATTCCGACTTTACCGCTCGCCGCACTTATCGCTTATTGGATGTAA
- the rseP gene encoding RIP metalloprotease RseP, whose amino-acid sequence MMLLQTILAFAVVLGVLVIVHELGHYLVARWCGVKVLRFSVGMGKVIYSRRFGADQTEWAISILPLGGYVKMLDARDGDLDEVSPEDMKREFTRQSVWRRIAIVAAGPLANFLLAIFLFACLYSYGIPEPAPKLRAPAEKTIAYQAGLRGDEMVTAVNGEPIQVWNDLRWLIVQSVINKQPVTLDVEHATAGSSGKLLQTVTIPVDSISAEELEGDFLGKLGIDLARPPAILGQIVPDGPAMQAGLQQGDLIVSVNGMPIPDGLSLVELVRASPGKNLKIDLLRRGQPLSVNVTPEEATKDGQVFGRIKVEVPMAPDMVTAHNSPFAALVKATKKTWDTSVLTVKMVGKMIIGEVSWKNVTGPITIADYAGQTARIGWISYLSFIAFVSISLGVMNLLPIPVLDGGLLLYYSVEVLTGRPVSERFGAIAQRAGIGILMTLMLVAVFNDINRLIS is encoded by the coding sequence ATGATGTTGCTTCAAACCATACTTGCTTTTGCCGTTGTGCTCGGTGTCTTGGTGATCGTGCACGAGCTTGGCCATTATCTGGTCGCACGTTGGTGCGGCGTCAAGGTCCTGCGTTTCTCCGTTGGCATGGGAAAAGTCATCTATTCGCGTCGTTTTGGTGCTGATCAGACTGAGTGGGCAATTTCGATTTTGCCGCTGGGCGGCTATGTGAAGATGCTTGACGCGCGTGACGGTGATTTGGATGAAGTATCACCCGAAGATATGAAGCGCGAATTTACACGGCAATCTGTGTGGCGTCGTATCGCGATCGTGGCCGCTGGCCCACTTGCCAATTTTCTATTGGCCATTTTCTTGTTCGCTTGTTTGTACAGTTACGGCATTCCTGAACCTGCACCAAAGTTGCGCGCACCTGCGGAAAAAACTATTGCTTATCAGGCCGGATTGCGTGGTGATGAAATGGTGACGGCCGTCAATGGCGAGCCGATTCAGGTATGGAATGACCTGCGTTGGTTGATCGTGCAATCGGTCATCAACAAGCAGCCGGTTACATTGGACGTTGAGCATGCGACAGCGGGTTCCTCTGGCAAACTTTTGCAGACGGTCACGATCCCTGTTGACAGCATCTCTGCCGAGGAACTGGAAGGTGATTTCCTTGGCAAGCTCGGCATCGATTTGGCGCGTCCTCCTGCAATTTTGGGGCAAATCGTTCCAGATGGCCCTGCAATGCAGGCTGGTTTGCAGCAAGGAGATTTGATAGTTAGTGTGAATGGGATGCCGATTCCCGATGGTTTGTCTCTGGTTGAGTTGGTGCGAGCATCGCCTGGGAAAAATCTGAAAATTGATCTTTTACGTCGCGGACAGCCACTGAGCGTGAACGTTACGCCGGAAGAGGCGACTAAGGATGGTCAGGTTTTTGGCCGTATCAAGGTTGAGGTGCCGATGGCGCCGGATATGGTGACGGCTCATAATTCTCCGTTTGCAGCCTTGGTTAAAGCGACGAAAAAAACCTGGGATACCAGTGTGTTGACGGTCAAAATGGTCGGAAAAATGATCATCGGTGAGGTTTCCTGGAAGAATGTGACAGGGCCAATCACGATTGCAGATTACGCAGGGCAGACGGCACGTATTGGCTGGATCAGTTATTTGAGCTTTATTGCCTTTGTCAGTATCAGTTTAGGTGTAATGAATCTGCTACCTATACCAGTGTTGGATGGGGGGCTTTTGCTGTATTATTCTGTGGAAGTTTTAACGGGTCGCCCAGTCTCCGAACGCTTTGGTGCAATTGCTCAGCGAGCAGGTATAGGGATCTTGATGACCTTGATGCTGGTAGCGGTCTTTAATGACATCAATCGCCTGATTTCCTGA
- the ispC gene encoding 1-deoxy-D-xylulose-5-phosphate reductoisomerase: MQQITILGSTGSIGVSTLDVIARHPDRYSVYALTAQSKIDELAQQCVQFKPQVAVVGSAEGAQKLQTLLRQKGLQTQVEYGEAALCAVASAPECNSVMAAIVGAAGLAPTLAAACSGKRVLLANKEALVMSGPLLMDAVAASGATLMPIDSEHNAIFQCMPGARQRSPAEHGVEKILLTASGGPFLKRDVDTLDQVTWQEAVAHPKWVMGRKISVDSATMMNKGLEVIEAHWLFDVPASHIEVVIHPQSVVHSMVSYVDGSVLAQLGNPDMRTPIAHALAYPDRIHSGVKPIDLVQIAQLTFERPDLLRFPCLKLAYDALQAGGSAPAIMNAANEIAVQAFLDGRIGFRVIDQLIARVMDALPAEAITDIDSVFEQDRCARDLANSLIQP; this comes from the coding sequence ATGCAGCAGATCACTATTCTGGGCTCGACTGGGTCCATCGGCGTTTCTACCTTGGATGTGATTGCGCGTCATCCTGATCGCTATTCGGTATATGCCTTGACCGCGCAAAGCAAGATAGACGAGTTGGCGCAGCAGTGTGTGCAATTTAAGCCACAGGTTGCGGTTGTCGGTTCTGCTGAAGGTGCGCAAAAGCTGCAAACACTCTTGCGTCAAAAAGGATTGCAGACGCAAGTCGAATATGGCGAAGCTGCATTGTGTGCGGTTGCCAGTGCGCCTGAGTGCAATAGTGTGATGGCTGCGATTGTTGGTGCGGCTGGTTTGGCGCCTACTTTGGCGGCAGCGTGCTCGGGTAAGCGCGTGCTGCTGGCAAACAAGGAAGCCTTGGTCATGTCAGGCCCTTTGTTGATGGATGCGGTGGCTGCTAGCGGCGCGACTTTGATGCCCATCGACAGTGAGCACAATGCTATTTTCCAATGTATGCCTGGCGCTCGCCAGCGTTCACCAGCCGAGCACGGCGTTGAAAAAATCCTGTTGACCGCATCCGGCGGCCCATTTCTCAAGCGCGATGTTGATACGCTCGACCAAGTGACGTGGCAAGAAGCTGTGGCGCATCCGAAGTGGGTAATGGGGCGCAAAATTTCGGTCGATTCAGCAACGATGATGAACAAAGGGCTGGAAGTGATCGAGGCACACTGGTTGTTCGATGTGCCGGCCAGTCATATTGAAGTCGTGATTCATCCGCAAAGCGTCGTCCACTCCATGGTGTCTTATGTCGATGGCTCGGTCCTGGCGCAACTCGGCAATCCAGATATGCGTACGCCGATTGCACATGCTCTGGCATATCCTGATCGCATTCATTCCGGCGTTAAACCGATCGATCTGGTTCAAATTGCTCAACTTACCTTTGAGCGCCCGGATCTCTTAAGATTTCCTTGCCTAAAACTGGCGTATGATGCTTTGCAAGCAGGCGGTTCTGCTCCTGCGATCATGAATGCAGCGAATGAAATTGCCGTTCAAGCATTTCTCGACGGTCGCATCGGTTTCCGCGTCATCGATCAACTGATTGCACGTGTGATGGATGCATTGCCTGCAGAGGCAATTACCGACATTGATTCGGTGTTCGAGCAAGACCGCTGCGCACGTGACTTAGCTAACTCTCTTATCCAGCCATGA
- the bamA gene encoding outer membrane protein assembly factor BamA yields the protein MKLYSERFSLPILPRRLIAIAAFALCSGYSHAADPFTVKDIRVEGIQRTEAGTVFSYLPVRVGETFTDEKGAAAIKALYATGFFKDVRIEVEGDVLVVFVEERPAIASVTFTGTKEFDKDQLTKALKEIGVGESRIFDKALVDRAEQELKRQYLSRGLYSAQITTTVTPIERNRVAITFAVDEGDVARIKNINIIGNKAFSEKELISMLSLRTPGWFTWYSKADQYSKQKLAGDIEKVKSFYQDRGYIEMQIESTQVSITPDKKDIFITINIKEGEKYTVSDVKLEGEMFGREAELASLVQLKKGEVFSGAKLTASTKNISDRLGNFGYAFANVNANPQIDREKKEVAFTVLIDPGKRVYVRNINIGGNTKTRDEVIRREMRQFENSWYDAEKIKLSRDRVDRLDYFSDVTIETPDVPGKTDQVDVNLGVTEKPTGNIMLGAGFSSSEKLSLSGGVNQANAFGSGNTVGVNVNTSRLNRTIAVSSTNPYFTDDGISRSYEVFIRTTRPPVINSGDYRIRTTGGNIKFGVPFTEYDTVFFGAGVERTEIQTYTGLTNYNDSPDAFKRYVDSINGVANSTTDPLSAFATGQHNASAIGVPLTAAWQRDNRDSALVPTKGRYQRANFEISPAGDSNYYRATYQHQYFKPLFGGSTTLALNGEVNYGKGLGGKTYPIFKNFYGGGIGSVRGYESSSLGPKAPNGDPLGGSARIILNAELQFPFPGSGLDRSLRWFTFFDAGNVYADSFGGGGLKASAGIGLSWVSPIGPLKLSFGKPLNAKTDGDITQRDRTQAFQFQLGTGF from the coding sequence ATGAAATTATATTCAGAGCGTTTCTCCTTGCCGATACTCCCTCGTCGTCTTATCGCTATCGCAGCCTTTGCATTGTGCTCAGGCTATTCGCATGCTGCGGATCCTTTCACCGTAAAAGACATACGCGTTGAAGGCATTCAACGAACTGAAGCTGGTACGGTTTTCAGCTATCTGCCGGTACGTGTCGGCGAGACATTCACAGATGAAAAAGGTGCTGCAGCGATTAAAGCGTTGTACGCAACTGGCTTCTTCAAGGATGTGCGAATTGAAGTTGAAGGTGACGTGCTGGTCGTTTTCGTGGAGGAGCGTCCTGCCATCGCAAGCGTGACATTCACCGGCACCAAAGAATTTGATAAAGACCAATTAACCAAGGCGCTGAAAGAAATCGGCGTAGGCGAATCGCGTATTTTTGACAAGGCACTGGTTGATCGTGCTGAGCAGGAATTGAAGCGCCAATACCTTTCACGCGGTTTGTACAGCGCACAAATCACGACGACGGTGACACCAATTGAGCGTAATCGTGTAGCCATCACTTTCGCAGTGGATGAAGGTGATGTCGCACGTATCAAGAACATCAATATCATCGGCAATAAAGCTTTCAGCGAAAAAGAGCTGATCAGTATGTTGAGTTTGCGTACACCAGGCTGGTTTACCTGGTATTCGAAAGCAGATCAATATTCGAAACAGAAGCTGGCTGGCGATATTGAAAAAGTGAAATCCTTTTATCAGGATCGTGGCTATATCGAGATGCAGATAGAGTCGACGCAAGTGTCGATTACGCCTGACAAAAAAGATATTTTCATCACTATCAATATCAAAGAAGGTGAAAAGTACACAGTTTCTGATGTCAAGCTTGAAGGCGAGATGTTTGGCCGCGAAGCTGAATTGGCATCGCTGGTGCAATTGAAAAAAGGTGAAGTTTTTTCGGGTGCAAAGCTGACTGCAAGCACCAAAAATATTTCCGATCGTTTGGGTAATTTTGGTTACGCCTTTGCGAATGTGAATGCGAATCCGCAAATCGATCGTGAGAAAAAAGAAGTCGCATTTACCGTATTGATCGATCCGGGCAAGCGCGTCTATGTCCGTAATATCAATATCGGCGGCAACACAAAAACACGTGATGAAGTTATTCGCCGCGAAATGCGTCAGTTTGAAAACTCTTGGTATGACGCGGAAAAAATTAAATTGTCACGCGATCGGGTTGATCGTCTCGATTACTTCTCCGATGTCACGATTGAAACGCCAGATGTCCCAGGCAAAACAGATCAGGTGGATGTCAATCTCGGTGTAACCGAAAAGCCGACCGGTAATATCATGCTGGGTGCAGGTTTTTCCAGTAGTGAAAAATTGTCCTTGAGCGGCGGTGTTAATCAGGCGAATGCCTTCGGTAGCGGTAATACAGTCGGCGTAAACGTTAATACCAGCCGACTGAATCGTACGATTGCGGTGTCTAGTACTAATCCTTATTTTACTGACGATGGTATTAGTCGTAGTTATGAAGTGTTCATTCGTACAACCAGACCGCCAGTGATTAATAGTGGTGACTATCGTATTCGTACAACTGGCGGTAATATCAAGTTTGGTGTGCCGTTTACCGAATATGACACGGTATTTTTTGGTGCTGGTGTTGAACGTACTGAAATTCAGACTTACACAGGCTTAACTAATTACAACGACAGCCCTGACGCATTCAAACGCTATGTAGATAGTATTAATGGTGTTGCTAACAGCACTACAGATCCTCTGAGTGCTTTTGCTACTGGTCAGCATAATGCTTCAGCAATTGGTGTACCTTTGACTGCAGCATGGCAGCGGGATAATCGTGATAGTGCATTGGTGCCAACCAAAGGTCGTTATCAGCGTGCTAATTTCGAAATTTCTCCGGCTGGCGATTCAAATTATTATCGTGCCACTTACCAGCATCAGTACTTCAAGCCATTGTTCGGTGGTAGTACTACACTGGCACTAAATGGTGAAGTTAATTACGGCAAAGGGCTAGGTGGGAAAACTTACCCTATCTTTAAAAACTTTTACGGTGGTGGTATCGGTTCTGTCCGTGGATATGAGAGTTCATCCTTGGGACCTAAAGCACCTAATGGCGATCCGTTGGGCGGTTCAGCGCGAATTATCCTGAATGCGGAATTGCAGTTCCCATTCCCGGGGTCCGGCCTTGATCGCAGTTTGCGTTGGTTTACTTTCTTCGATGCAGGTAATGTGTACGCTGATAGCTTTGGCGGTGGTGGCTTGAAAGCTTCTGCTGGTATTGGCTTGAGTTGGGTGTCGCCGATTGGGCCGCTGAAGTTGAGTTTTGGTAAACCATTAAATGCGAAGACAGATGGTGACATAACTCAACGTGACAGAACACAAGCATTCCAATTCCAGTTGGGCACAGGCTTTTAA
- the pyrH gene encoding UMP kinase has protein sequence MTTPAYKRVLLKLSGEALMGDDPYGINRATIERMVADVSEVAKLGVELAIVIGGGNIFRGVAPGAQGMDRATADYMGMLATVMNSLALADAMRQAGITARVMSAIAIEQVVEPYVRPKALQYLEEGKIVVFAAGTGNPFFTTDTAAALRGSEIGAQIVLKATKVDGVYSADPNKDPDATRYSTITFDEAISKHLQVMDATAFALCRDQKLPIKVFSIVKPGALKRVIMGEDEGTLVHV, from the coding sequence ATGACAACCCCAGCTTATAAGCGCGTTCTTCTCAAACTCTCGGGTGAAGCGTTAATGGGAGACGATCCTTACGGTATCAACCGTGCCACTATCGAACGGATGGTGGCGGATGTGTCAGAAGTAGCAAAATTGGGTGTGGAACTGGCTATCGTCATCGGTGGCGGCAATATCTTCCGTGGCGTAGCGCCCGGTGCACAAGGCATGGATCGCGCAACTGCCGATTACATGGGGATGCTGGCAACGGTCATGAACTCGCTGGCACTGGCAGATGCAATGCGTCAAGCAGGTATCACCGCTCGCGTCATGTCAGCGATTGCCATTGAGCAGGTTGTTGAGCCGTACGTCCGTCCTAAGGCATTGCAATATCTGGAAGAGGGCAAGATTGTGGTCTTTGCCGCAGGTACCGGCAATCCATTCTTTACCACTGATACAGCAGCTGCTTTGCGCGGTTCGGAAATCGGTGCACAGATTGTTTTGAAGGCGACCAAGGTTGATGGCGTATATAGTGCCGACCCAAACAAGGATCCGGACGCTACACGTTATTCGACCATCACTTTTGATGAAGCGATTTCCAAACACTTGCAGGTGATGGATGCAACTGCATTCGCATTGTGCCGTGACCAAAAACTGCCGATCAAGGTGTTTTCCATCGTCAAACCGGGTGCACTCAAGCGTGTCATCATGGGCGAAGACGAAGGCACTTTGGTACACGTATAA
- the fabZ gene encoding 3-hydroxyacyl-ACP dehydratase FabZ, giving the protein MKTLDINQIKQYLPHRYPMLLVDRVLNWESGKTITAIKNVTANEEFFNGHFPHKPVMPGVLMIEALAQTAALLSFLTMGQKPDDNSVVYFIGIDGARFKRPVEPGDQLKMEVEILRNARGIWKYKATGSVDGQLALEAELMCTMRTINDASPAAGQ; this is encoded by the coding sequence ATGAAAACACTCGACATCAATCAGATCAAGCAATATCTGCCGCATCGCTATCCTATGCTGCTGGTTGATCGTGTGTTGAACTGGGAATCCGGTAAAACAATTACCGCGATCAAGAACGTTACTGCCAACGAAGAATTCTTCAACGGTCACTTTCCGCACAAACCAGTCATGCCTGGCGTGCTGATGATAGAAGCACTGGCGCAAACTGCTGCCTTGCTCTCCTTCTTGACCATGGGTCAAAAACCGGATGACAACAGTGTGGTCTACTTTATCGGCATCGACGGTGCGCGCTTCAAGCGTCCGGTTGAGCCAGGTGATCAGTTGAAAATGGAAGTGGAAATTCTGCGCAATGCACGTGGTATCTGGAAGTACAAAGCAACCGGTTCTGTCGATGGACAATTGGCGTTGGAAGCAGAACTGATGTGCACGATGCGTACGATTAACGATGCGAGTCCAGCTGCGGGGCAGTAA
- the uppS gene encoding polyprenyl diphosphate synthase, producing MTSQSSTQIVPEVSLVPRHIAIIMDGNGRWATKRFMPRVAGHVKGVEAVRGIVEACAKQGVEYVTFFAFSSENWRRPEDEVTLLMRLFVTALEREVSKMHANGIRLKIVGDLSRFDDKLQKMIAGAERKTAANTRLTVTICANYGGRWDIMQAVNQMVTAHPGASDFSEAQLAPYLALAYAPEPDLFIRTGGEERISNFLLWQLAYTELYFTDTYWPDFDAAALELAISSYQQRERRFGRTSAQLTEQSPVAKC from the coding sequence ATGACGTCGCAGAGTTCAACCCAGATCGTGCCGGAAGTATCGCTGGTGCCGCGCCATATTGCCATCATCATGGATGGCAATGGGCGTTGGGCCACTAAACGCTTCATGCCGCGCGTAGCTGGTCACGTCAAAGGCGTGGAGGCCGTACGTGGCATCGTCGAGGCGTGCGCCAAGCAGGGCGTCGAATACGTCACCTTCTTTGCATTCAGTTCCGAAAACTGGCGCCGTCCAGAAGACGAAGTGACGCTGTTGATGCGTCTGTTCGTGACGGCTCTGGAGCGCGAAGTCTCCAAGATGCATGCCAATGGCATACGTCTGAAAATCGTTGGCGATCTCAGTCGTTTCGACGATAAATTGCAAAAAATGATCGCTGGAGCCGAACGTAAAACGGCGGCCAATACACGTTTGACGGTGACGATCTGCGCCAACTATGGCGGTCGTTGGGACATCATGCAGGCGGTCAATCAGATGGTGACAGCGCATCCTGGCGCAAGCGATTTCAGTGAAGCGCAGTTGGCTCCTTATCTTGCACTGGCGTATGCGCCGGAACCTGATCTTTTCATCCGCACTGGCGGTGAAGAGCGTATTTCCAATTTCCTGTTGTGGCAGCTTGCTTATACGGAGTTGTATTTCACTGATACCTATTGGCCTGATTTTGATGCTGCTGCGTTGGAATTGGCTATCTCCTCCTATCAACAGCGCGAAAGACGCTTTGGCCGTACTAGCGCACAACTGACCGAGCAATCGCCGGTGGCTAAATGCTAA
- the lpxA gene encoding acyl-ACP--UDP-N-acetylglucosamine O-acyltransferase codes for MALIHPTAVIDPKAQLDSTVEVGAYTVIGPEVSIGAGSKIGPHVVVEGHTTIGADNTIFQFASIGAAPQDKKYAGEPTLLTIGDRNTIREFVTINLGTTQDVGITRMGSDNWIMAYVHIAHDCQLGNNIILANNATLAGHVHLDDWVFLGGFTSVHQFCRIGAHAMTAFTAAVSQDIPPFVTAAGNRAVPAGINSEGLKRRGFSSEQIMAIKRGYKAIYRSGLPLEEAKLALQAEEEKSPDAAQYLRQLREFIAASPRGIIR; via the coding sequence ATGGCACTGATACATCCAACGGCGGTTATTGATCCCAAGGCGCAACTTGACTCTACCGTTGAAGTTGGCGCCTATACGGTGATCGGCCCTGAGGTATCGATCGGGGCTGGCAGCAAAATCGGTCCGCATGTGGTGGTAGAAGGGCACACCACCATCGGTGCTGATAATACGATTTTCCAGTTCGCATCTATCGGTGCAGCACCGCAAGACAAGAAATATGCCGGCGAACCGACATTGTTGACAATCGGTGATCGCAATACGATACGTGAGTTTGTGACGATCAATCTGGGCACTACGCAGGATGTCGGCATCACGCGCATGGGCAGTGATAACTGGATCATGGCTTACGTTCATATTGCACATGACTGCCAATTAGGCAACAACATCATCCTTGCCAATAACGCGACGCTGGCTGGTCACGTTCATTTAGACGACTGGGTTTTCCTTGGCGGTTTTACATCGGTTCATCAATTTTGCCGTATTGGTGCGCATGCGATGACGGCGTTTACTGCCGCAGTCAGCCAGGACATTCCACCTTTCGTTACCGCGGCTGGCAATCGTGCGGTGCCTGCTGGCATCAATAGTGAAGGCTTGAAGCGCCGCGGTTTTAGTAGTGAACAGATCATGGCGATCAAGCGCGGTTACAAAGCGATTTATCGTTCTGGTTTGCCGCTAGAAGAAGCCAAACTTGCTTTACAGGCAGAAGAAGAAAAATCGCCTGACGCGGCGCAATACCTGCGTCAGTTGCGTGAATTCATAGCAGCATCTCCTCGTGGCATCATCCGCTAA
- the frr gene encoding ribosome recycling factor: MTVADAKKIADQKMQKSIETLKADLAKVRTGRAHTGILDHVMVEYYGNPTNLTQVANVTLVDARTIGVQPFEKKMVAVVEKAIRDADLGLNPSTQGEMIRVPTPPLTEERRKEMVKLVKSEAEDAKIAIRNIRRDANESLKKLLKEKACSEDDERRAQDEIQKLTDKAVLEVDKLVVEKEKEVLTV, from the coding sequence ATGACTGTTGCTGATGCAAAAAAGATTGCCGATCAAAAGATGCAAAAGTCTATCGAGACTTTGAAAGCTGATCTGGCAAAAGTACGTACTGGCCGTGCGCATACCGGTATTCTTGATCACGTGATGGTCGAGTATTACGGTAACCCGACCAACTTGACTCAGGTTGCTAACGTGACCTTGGTTGATGCACGCACAATTGGTGTACAGCCTTTTGAGAAGAAAATGGTCGCAGTGGTTGAGAAAGCCATACGCGATGCAGATCTCGGTTTGAATCCATCGACGCAAGGTGAAATGATCCGCGTGCCGACGCCACCATTGACCGAAGAACGCCGCAAGGAAATGGTCAAATTGGTCAAGAGCGAAGCAGAAGATGCAAAGATTGCGATTCGCAATATTCGCCGTGACGCCAATGAAAGTTTGAAAAAACTGCTCAAAGAAAAAGCTTGTTCGGAAGATGACGAGCGTCGTGCTCAGGATGAAATCCAAAAATTGACAGACAAAGCTGTGCTTGAAGTGGACAAGCTGGTTGTGGAAAAAGAAAAAGAAGTGCTGACGGTTTGA